TCGCCGGCCCGGGCGAAGAACGACCGGTCGACGATCCCGGCGGCCTCCCACCGTTCGTGGTGCGGGGCGACCTCCTCGGTGATGAACGCCCGGACGGTCTCCCGGAAGAGCTCGTGGTCGGCATCGAAGACGGTGCGGGGGAAGCGGTCAGCCACGTGTCGGACCATAGGCTAGGCAGCATTCACTTGGCAACGCATCGAGGGGCTTCTGACGATGCAGGAAGAGCAGACATAGACCTGTCCGTCGTTCACTTGTGCTGCTAGCTTCCTGCACACCGCCGACCAGGGAGCCGCTCGTGACCGACCCGTCCACCGCCATCACCGCCTCGACGTCCGCGGGCGTCGGCACGATCACCTTCGACCGGCCCGAGCGGCGCAACGCGCTGAGCCTGGAGCTCTTCGGCGGGCTCGGTGACCACCTCGACGCCTGGCGCACCGACGACGACGTCGCTGCCGTCGTCCTCACCGGCGGCGAGGAGATGTTCTGCGCGGGACTGGACCTGGACCTGCAGTCCGGGTTCACCCAGGAGTCCCGTGCCGCCTACGCGGCGGCGTGCCTGCGGGTCTACGGGGCACTGCTGGACTACCCGAAGCCGACCATCGCCGCCTGCGCCGGCCCGACGCTGGGCGGCGGCTGCGACATCGCGGTCTTCTGCGACATCCGGGTGGGCGCAGCGAACGCCGTCTTCGGCTTCCCGCAGGTCAAGTTCGGGCTGACCCCCTACTTCTCCCCGCTGTGGAAGATCGTCGGCCTCAGCCAGGCCAAGCTCCTGACGCTCAGCGGGGACCGGATCGACGCCGACGAGGCGCTGCGCATCGGGCTGGTCGACCGGCTGGTGCCCACCGGCGGGGTCGTCGCCGAGGCCACCCGGATCGCGGCGAGCATCGCCGCGACGACGACGAAGTCCGCGCTGTTCAACAAGGAGATGATCCTGCGCTCGCCGGCGATGGACCCGATCTCGGCGCTGTCGTTCGAGACGATGGCCTACCGCGAGATCGTCTGGCACCCCGACGTGGTCGAGCGCATCTCCGAGGCCTACGCCGCGATCGGGAAGCGCGCATGACCGTCGACGCCGCGTTCCTGCGCCGGTTCGCCGACGACTGGATCGACGCCTGGAACTCCCGGGACACCGACACGGTGCTCGCCCTGCTGCACCCCGACGTCTCCTGGGAGGAGCGGGTCTTCTGGCCCGAGCCGCTGCACGGCCGCGAGGCCGTACGCGCCTACGTCGACGCGATCTGGCGGGCGATGCCGGAGTACCGGGTCACCGAGGTCCAGCTGTTCACCGCGGTGGACGACGGCAGGGCGCTGGTGCTCTTCGAGCAGTCCGGGAACGCCCCGGCGGCGCTGCACACCGACCGGACCTTCCGGGTGCAGGGCTGCGACGTCTTCCTGGGCTTCACCGACGGACTGCTCTCCCGCTACACCGCCGCCTTCGAGATCGTCGACATGCTCCGCCAGCTCGGCGCCCTCCCGCCCCGCGAGGGCAGGAAGGGCGGGGCGTACCTGCTCGGCCTCACCACCACCCCGACAGCACCAGCAGAGAGGACGACGGCATGACGACGACGTCAGCGGTCGACGTGCACGACCCCCGGATCGGGTACCTGCTCGCCGGGCAGGCAGCCCGCACCCCGGACCGGGAGCTGTTCGTCTTCGGTGACCGCCGGGTCACCTACGGGGAGTTCGACGCCTGGGTCCGCACCGTGGCCGCGGACCTGGTGCGCCGCGGTGTGCAGCGTGGTGACCGGGTGATGGTGCAGCTGCCCAACTGCCTGGAGGCCCTCGCGCTGCAGGTCGCCGCGTTCCGGATCGGGGCGGTCGACATGCCGGTCATCCCGATCTACCGGGAGCACGAGATGGCCCAGATCCTGGGCGACGCGCGGCCGACCGTGGTCGCCGTGGCCGCCGAGCTGGGTCCCCGCCGGCCCGCCGAGGAGACCGACGCGATCCTCGCCGAGCTGGGGCACTCCCCCGCCGTCCGCTACCTGGTGGGCGGCACCCGCGAGGGCTGGTCGGCACTGCCGGTCACCGGCGAGGTGCCCGAGACCGAGCTGCCCGAGCCGCTGGACCCCGACGAGCCGACGCTGCTGCTCTACACCTCGGGCACCACCTCGGCCCCGAAGGGCGCCCTGCTGTCCAGCTCGGCCCTGCTGGCGCACCTGCGTGCCTTCCAGGTCGCCCTGGACGTCGACGACAGCTGTGTCGTGCTCTGCGCGACGCCGCTGTCGCACCTGGGCGGGTTCGTCGCCGGTGTCGTCTTCCCGGCCTTCCTGGGCGCCCGGTCGGTGATCATGCCGGCCTGGCAGCCGGACGAGGCGGTCGCGGTGATCGAACGCGAGGGGGCGTCCCTGGCGATGGGCGCCACGCTGTTCCTGGCCGACCTGGTGCAGCGCTACGAGGCCGGCGCCGGGGCCGGGCACCGGTTGGACCTGTACGCCTGTGCCGGCGCCGCCATCCCACCGGTGGTGGTGCAGCGCGCCGAGGCCGTCGGGGTGCGGGCGATGCGCTGCTACGGGATGACCGAGACCGCCGGGGTGTGTGCCGCCGCCCCCGAGGACGCCCCGGTCGAGCGCCGCTCGCTGTGGGACGGGAAGGTGCTGCCCGGCATGGAGATCGAGGCGGTCGGTCCCGACCGGGAACGACTGCCCGACGGCGAGGAGGGCGAGCTGCGGATCCGCGGCCCGCAGCTGCTCACCCGCTACACCGACACGCAGCGGACCGCCGAGCAGATCGACGACGAGGGCTGGTTCTACCCCGGTGACGTCGGGGTGGTCGACGCCGAGGGCTGGGTGCGGATGTCTGGCCGGCTCAAGGACATCGTCAACCGGGGCGGGGAGAAGTTCTCCACCCTGGACATCGAGTCCACCCTCGCCTCCCACCCCGACGTGGCCGCGGCCGCGGTGACCGCCGTCCCCGACGAGCGGATGGGCGAGGCCGTGGGCGCCTGGCTGGTGCTCGCCCCGGGGGTGGAGTGGACCGGGCCGGAGCGGATGATCGAGCACCTGGACGCCGCCCGGATGGCCAAGGCCAAGTTCCCCACGCACTGGACCGTCGTCCCGGCGCTGCCCGCCACGGCCAGCGGCAAGATCCAGAAGCACCGGCTGCGCGAGCTGGGCTGAGCACGCCCGTGAGGAGGACCGACCCGGTGACACCCCCGCCCGCCGGGTCGGTCCGCCGCACCCGGCTGCCCACGGCCCAGCGCCGCACCCAGCTCGCCGAGGCCGCCGGCCGGCTGTTCCGGCTGCACGGCTTCCACCACGTCTCGATGGCCGACGTCGCCGCGGCCGTGGGCATCACCGCGCCTGCGCTCTACCGGCACTTCACCGACAAGCAGGAGCTGCTGGCGGCCGCGGTGGGCGACGCCCTGGACGTCGTGGAGGCCGCCCTCGGCCGGGCGCCGGACGCCCCGCTCGAGGAGTTCCTCGACGTCCTGGCCACCGCCGCGGTCACCGAGCACGACCTGTGGGTGCTGCTGCAGCGCGAACTGCGGCACCTGGACGACGCCCGGCGCACGCCGCTGGAACGCCGCTTCGCCGGTCTGGCCCGCCGGTTCACCGCGGTCATCACCCGGGACCGCCCGGACCTCCCGGCCGACCGGGCCCGGTTCGCCACCACGGCCGTGCTGGCCGTGCTGGCCAGTCCCTCGGTGCAGCGCCGCGCCCCCGACGGGGCACGGCACGCCGCGGTGCTGGCCGCGGCCGCGCTGTCGGCCGCCCGTGCCTCCTGGGCGGCCGACCCGGACGGTCGGGTCACGACCGCTCGCCAGGCCCCGGCCGGCCGGGGCGACCAGCTGCTCGACACCGCCGTGGGGCTGTTCGCCGCCCGCGGGTACCAGGCGGTGAGCCTCGACGACATCGCCGCCGAGCTCGGGATGGCCGGGCCGAGCATCTACCACTGGTACGCCACCAAGGCCGACCTGCTGGTGGCCGCCTTCACCGCGGCCAGCTCGCGGCTCACTGCCCAGCACGCCGAGGGCAGCGACCTGGACGCCCTGGTCGACGCGCACGTCGACCTCGGCCTCACCGAACGGCTGCTGTTCGCCGTCTACGTGCTGGAGGCCAAGAACCTGCCCCCCGAGGCCGGCCGCCGGGTGCGGCAGGCACTCGGCGCCGACGTCGCCGCGTGGGTGGACGCCCTCTCCCGCGCCCGGCCGGAGCTGTCCGCGGACCAGGCCGCGGTGCTGGTGCACGCCGCACGTGCGGTGGTCGCGGACGTCGTCCGGCTCGGGCGGTGGCACGAACGGCCCGACGCCGCCACGGCACTGCGGGCCGTCCTGCGGGCCGTGCTGGCCACCCCGGCGGTGGCGGGGTGAGCACCGACCTGGCCGGCCTCCCGGTGGTGGTCACCGGCTCGACCCGGGGCCTGGGCCGGGCGTTCGCCGAGGCGCTGGCGGCGGCCGGGGCACGGGTGGTGGTCAACGGCACCGACCCCGACCGGACCGCGGCGGTCGTCGAGGGCATCACCGCACGGGGCGGCACCGCGGTCGGCTGCGTCGCCTCCGTCGCCGGGACGGGCGCCGGGACGACGCTGGTCGACACCTGCGTGGAGGCGTTCGGCTCGCTCGGGCTGATGGTCACCAACGCCGGCGTCACCCGGGACCGCTCGCTGGCGAGGATGACCGATGCCGAGTTCGACGACGTCCTCGCCGTGCACCTGCGCGGCACCTGGGACTGCAGCCGGGCCGCCGTCCGGGCGATGCGCGACACCGGCGGCGCCGTGCTGCACGTGACCTCGGGCGCCGGGCTGTTCGGCACCGCCGGACAGACCAACTACGCCGCCGCCAAGGCCGGGGTGGTCGGGCTGACCCGGGCGATGGACCTCGAGCTGCACCGCCACGGCGTCCGGGTCAACGCCCTGGCCCCGGTCGCCCGCACGGACATGACCGCCGTGTTCGAGACCGGGGCCGTCGGCCACGCGCTGGCGTTCCCGCCACCGGAGACCGTGGCGCCCGTGGTGGTGTTCCTCGCCTCGCCGGCTGCCACCCACCTGCACGGCCAGGTGCTGTCCTTCGACGGGTCCCAGCTGTCGGTGTGGACCCACCCGGCCCCGGCAGCCACCTGGCAGCGTCCCGCCTGGGACGCCGACGCCTTCGCCGCGGCACTGACCGACGACGTCCAGCAGCCCCGCCACCCCGACCGCTGGGGCGCCGGGATCGGCTAGAGCCGCAGCGCCGTCCGCACCAGGCCGGCCACGGCGCGGGACCGGCTGTGCGGCGGCCACGCGATCACCGTCGTGACCGACGGCGCGTCGAGCACCGGCACCGCGGTGAGGCCCTCGTGCAGCTGTGGCCGGACCGACTCGGGCAGCACCGCGAACGTGCGGCCCAGCGCGATGAGCTGCAGCAGCTGGGCGTGGTCGCGCACCTCGGGGCCGGGCCCGGCCGAGACGCCGCTGGGACCCGGCCAACGGGGCGCGGGGAGGCCGGGCAGGTCGTCCAGGTCGGCCAGGACGACGTCGGTGCGGCCGCTGAGCGGGTGGCCGGCCGGCAGCACGGCGAGCTGGCCCTCGGTGGCCAGCTCCTCGACGTCCAGCCCGGCGGTGGAGTCGTAGGGCCGGTGCAGCAGGGCGACGTCGGCGCGCCCGTCGCGCAGCATCGGCTCCTGCTCGCCGATCCCGCAGAGCAGCACGTCGACGGCCACTGCGTCGGGTTCGGCGGCGTACGCGTCCAGCAGCTTGGCGAGCAGCTCGGCCGACGCGCCCGCCTTGGTCACCAGCACGACGCCGGCCTGCCCGGCGTCCGGGGCAGCCCGACGGGTGCGCCGCTCGGCGGCCTCGACCGCGGCCAGCGCGGCCCGCCCCTCGCGCAGCAGGACCTCACCGGCCGCGGTCAGCCGGACGACGCGGCTGGTGCGCTCGAACAACGGGGTGCCCAACCGGCGCTCCACCTGGCTGATCGCCCGGGACAGCGGCGGCTGGGCGATGCCGAGCCGCTGGGCCGCCCGCCCGAAGTGCAGCTCCTCGGCCACGGCCACGACGTAGCGCAGCTCCCGTGTCTCCACCCCGGCGACGGTACGCCCACCGATACCCGGAGAGCATCGATCACACCCGATCGGTGTTGGCGCAGGGCCCCGGACAGCGACGACCCTGGGCGCATGACGACGACAGCGCTGGTCACCGGCGCGAACAAGGGCATCGGGTACGAGATCGCCGCCGGGCTGGGCCGGCTCGGCTGGGCCGTGGGCGTCGGCGCCCGGGACGACGAACGCCGGGAGGCCGCCGTCGCCCGGCTGCGCGAGGCCGGGGCGGACGCGTTCGGGGTGCCGCTGGACGTCACCGACGACGCGAGCGTGGCCGCCGCCGCGGCCCTGCTGGCCGAGCGCGGCGGCCTCGACGTGCTGGTGAACAACGCCGGGGTCACCGGCGGCGGGGTGCAGACGCCCAGCGAGGTGGGACTGGACGCCGTCCGTGCGGCCGTCGAGGTCAACGTCTGGGGCGTGATCCGGCTGACCAACGCGGTGCTGCCGCTGCTGCGCCGCTCGCCGTCCCCGCGGATCGTCAACGTCTCCAGCGGGGTGGGGTCGCTGACCCGGCAGAGCGCCGACGACGGCACCACCGGCCCGCTGTCGGCGGCCTACTCGCCGTCCAAGACCTACCTGAACGCGGTCACCGTGCAGTACGCCAAGGAGCTGAAGGAGACCGGCATCCTGGTCAACATGGGCTGCCCCGGCTTCGTGGCCACCGACCTCAACGGCTTCCGCGGCACCCGCACCCCGGCGCAGGGCGCCCAGACCCCGATCCGCCTGGCCACCCTCCCCGACGGCGGCCCCACCGGCACCTACTCCGACGACGACGGCCCCATCCCCTGGTGACCCCTCCGCCGCCCCGGCGTTGATCAGCTGGGACGACGAAACTCCGTCCTCCTCCACCGACGCCGGTGGAGGAGGACGCACGGTGGTCGTCGGAGCTGATCGACGCCGGGGGCAGGGGCGGGCGGGTCAGCCGCGGGTGACAGCGTCCTCGGCGGCGGCCAGCTCCGGGTCGGGGGCGGACGGCGGCACCGGCGCCGAGCCCTTACGGATCGCGATGGACAGCCCGGCCGCGACCAGGCAGAGGAGCGCCGCGCCGTACCAGGCGGCGTCGTAGGTGCCGGTGACGTCGCGGACCACCCCGGCCGAGTACGCCGCGATCGCCGACCCGACCTGGTGGCTGGCGAACACCCAGCCGAACACCACCGGGGCGCGGGCGCCGAAGTGCTGCCGGCAGAGGGCGAGGGTGGGCGGCACGGTGGCCACCCAGTCCAGGCCGTAGAACACGATGAACGCGATCATCGAGGCCTGCAGGTCCGAGCCGAACAGCGGCGGCAGCAGGAAGAGCGACAACCCGCGCAGCGAGTAGTAGGCCAGCAGCAGCAGGCGCGGGTCGACCCGGTCGGTCAGCCAGCCCGAGGCGATGGTGCCGGCGATGTCGAACAGCCCGACCAGGGCCAGCAGTGACGCCGCGGTGGTCACCGGCATGCCGTGGTCGTGCGCGGCCGGGATGAAGTGCGGCTGCACGAGCCCGTTCGTGGTGGCCCCGCAGATCGCGAACCCGGCGGCCAGCAGCCAGAACACCCGGGTCCTCGACGCCAGCGCGAGCCCGGCGAGCGCGGTGCGGGCGGCGTTGCCGGTGGCCCGGGGCGGCTCGTCGGCCGCCGTGCCGCCGAAGGGCACCGCATCGACGTCGCTGGGCCGGTCGCGCAGGAAGAAGGCGACCAGCGGGATGACGACGAGGGCGGCAGCCGTCGTCCCCAGGGCCGCCGGTCGCCAGCCGTGCGCGGCCGAGACCTGGGCGACGACGGGCAGGAACACCAGCTGCCCGGCCGCCCCGCCGGCGGTCAGCACCCCGGAGACCAGCCCGCGGCGGGCGACGAACCAGCGGCCGGTGATCGTGGCGACCAACGACATGGCCATCGACCCGGTGCCCAGCCCGACGAGCAGCCCCCAGCACAGCACCAGCTGCCACGGCGCGGTCATGAACACGGTCAGCCCGGACCCGACCGCGACGACGAGCAGCGCGCTGACCACGACCCGCCGGATCCCGAAGCGCTCCATCAGGGCCGCGGCGAAGGGCGCGGTCAGCCCGTAGAGCGCCATGTTCAGCCCGACCGCGGCGGAGATGGTCGACGTCGACCAGCCGAACTCCTCCTGCAGCGGCTCGATGAGCACACCGGGCACCGCCCGGAACGCCGCCGCCCCGACCAGCGCCAGGAAGGTCACCGCGGCGACCCACCAGGCGGGGTGGATCCGGCGGGTGCGCGGTGCGGCGGTCACGGGGCTGAGCATGACGTCTCCCGCCGCCGGAGAACAGTGGCCGGACGGCCACCACGTGCAAGGATCCGGCCATGGCTCTGCACGAGGTCGTCGTCCTGGCCCTGGACACCGGGATCGCCTTCGAGACGGGCCTCCCGCACGCCTTCCTCGGCGGGGCCCAGGACGAGACGGGCCGGCCGCTCTACCGGGTGCGCACCGCGACGCCCGACGGCGGCCCGATCACCACCTCTGCCGGCTACCGGCTGCTGCCCGACGGGGACGCCGCCCTGCTGGACGGGGCCGACACGGTCGTCGTCCCCGGGGTCTCCGGGTGGCCGTGGCCGACCCCGGACGAGGTGCCCGCCGACCTGGTTGCCGTGCTGCGTGCGGCAGCGTCCCGGTCCCGGGTGGTGTCGATCTGCACCGGCGCGTTCGTGCTCGCCGCCGCGGGGCTCCTGGACGGCCGGACGGCGACCACGCACTGGATGCACGCCGAGCGCTTCGCCCGGCTGCACCCGCAGGTGCGCCTGGACCCCGATGTGCTCTTCGTCGACGACGGCGACGTGCTGACCAGCGCGGGGAACGCCGCCGGCATCGACCTGCTGCTGCACGTGGTGCGCCGCGACCACGGCAACGCAGTGGCCGCCGACGTGGCCCGCCGCCGGGTGGTGGCGCCCTGGCGGACCGGCGGGCAGTCCCAGTTCGTCGACCGCCCGGTGCCCGTCGAAGCCGGCTCGGGCACCTCGGCGACCCGGGAGTGGGCCCTGCACCGGCTCGACCGCGCGCTCACCCTCGACGACCTCGCCCGGCACGCCGGCACCAGCGTGCGCACCCTGACCCGGCACTTCCGGGAGGAGACCGGCCAGAGCCCGCTGCGGTGGCTCACCCAGCAGCGGGTGCACCGGGCCCGGCACCTGCTGGAGACCACCGACGTCAGCGTCGACCGGGTCGCCGAGCAGGCCGGGTTCGGCAGCGCGACGTCGCTGCGCCAGCACCTGCACGCCGCGATCGGGGTCTCCCCGCTCGCCTACCGCCGCACCTACCGGGGTGCGAGCAGCTGAGGATCAGTGCACGTGGTGGGCGTGCGCGTGCTCCTCGGCCGCCGCGTCCTCGACGTCCCGTGCGCCGCCGGGGCGGTCCTTGCGCCAGTCCAGGACGGCGATGACCAGCGCGGCGACCGCGCCCAGGACCGCCGTCCCCAGCGCGACACCGGCCGCGACCGGGTACTGCTGCCCGGAGCTGGACAGCACCACGTAGAACAGCCCCGGCAGGACCGCCGAACCCAGCGCGGCGCCGAAGCGCTGCATGGTCTGCAGCCCGCCGCCGGCCGCGCCGGCCATCCGGACCGGCACCTCGCGCAGGGTGAGGGTGATGTTCGGGCTGATCACGAACCCACCGCCCAGCCCGGCCAGCAGCAGGGTGGGGACGACGACCCAGCCCAGGATGTCGGTGGGCACCAGCCACACGACGACGGCGGTGGCGGCGAGCCCGGTGGAGACGACGCTGAGCCCGATGACGGTCAGCAGCCGGCCGAAGCGGGTGACCAGCCGGCCGGCGACGGCGGCGGAGACCGCGGCCCCGATGGCGAAGGGGACGACAGCCAGCCCGGACTCCAGCGGGGTCCAGCCCAGCCCGGTCTGGAAGAACAGCGCGAAGACCAGCCAGATGCCGCTGAACCCGATGAAGTACACGGTGCCCACGGCGACCCCGGAGGCGTACCCGCGGGTCTGGGTCAGCAGCCGCACGTCGAAGACCGGCTCCCGGTCGCGGGCGACCACCCGGCGCTCCCACCAGGCGAAGGCGGCCAGCGCCGCCGCGCCGAGGACGAACAGCCACCACAGCCGGGCGATGCCCCCGGACTCGGCCTGCACCAGGGGCAGCAGGACGAGGGTGGCGCCGACCCCGAGCAGCAGCACGCCGACGACGTCGATGTCGGTGCTGGTCCCCGAGGGCCGGCCCTTGGGCAGCAGCCGGGTGGCCAGCACGAACGCGACGACGCCGATGGGCACGTTGACGAAGAAGATCGCCCGCCAGCCGAGGTCCTCGCCGAACAGGCCGATGAGCAGACCGCCGACCACCGGCCCGATCGCGGTGGAGACGCCCACGGTGGCGCCGAAGAGCCCGAAGGCCTTGCCGCGCTCGGGCCCGCGGAACAGCTGCTGGATCAGCGCGGAGTTCTGCGGGGCCAGGAAGCCGGCGGCCACGCCCTGCACGAGGCGGGCGACGACGAGCATCAGCACGCTGGGTGCGGCCCCGGCCGCGGCGCTGGAGAGCACGAACACCACCAGGGCGACCAGGAAGATCCGTCGTCGGCCGAACGCGTCACCCAACCTGCCGGCGGGAACGAGCACGAGGCCGAAGGTCAGCGCGTAGCCCGAGACCACCCACTGCACCCCGGACGCCGTCGTGCCCAGGGCGTCCTGCATCGAGGGCAGCGCGACCGACACGATGCTGACGTCGAGCAGGGTCATGAAGCCGACGACGAGGGTGACCGAGAGGGCCTTCCAGCGGCGGGGGTCCGGCTCGTAGGGCGGGTCCTCCACCCGGGCCGGGGAGGGCTTCTCGTCCTGGGTGGTCACGGGGTCCCGTTGTACGCCACGTGCAGGTCCGCCGCCGGGGGTGTGAGCACCGACTCCCCCGCGTCCCGACGGTGCCGGGCGCCGGGCGTGGCAGAGTGGTGATCACCGACGCCGCCCCCCGCTCATCCGAGAGCAGGTGGACTCGACGTCGGCGCGAGGCTGCGCCACCGAGGCGCGCCGGCGACCCGACGTCCGACCGGACGGTGCGGCCCCTCCCTGTGGGCCCCGCCCTGGCGATCGACGGTGGCCACCTCACGGTGAGGACACCCCCTGTGACATCGAGCCAGACCCCCAACGACCGCCCCCGCCGTCGGGCCACCAGCCCGGCCGGTGCCGGTGGCGGTCGCCCCTCCCCCTCCTTCCGCTCCGGCTCCTCCGCGCCTGCGCAGCCGCTGGTCACCCGGCACGAGCCGGCCCAGCCCGAGGTCGCCGGCGCCCCCGGCACCGGCCGCCGTCGTCGTGGTGGCCGTGGTCGCGGCACCGGTGCCGACCAGACCGTCCAGGCCCAGACCCCCGTGGCCCCCGTGGCCGCCGAGGTCCCCAACCCGCGCGCGCAGCAGCCCGTCGTCCAGCCCCGGGTCGAGACGGTGCCCGCCGGTGCCGACGCGACCGTGCTGCCCACCGACACCACCTTCGCCGCGCTCGGCGTCCCCGCCCCGCTGGTCGAGGTGCTGACCGCCAGCGGGATCGCCTCGCCGTTCCCGATCCAGGTCGCCACGCTGCCCGACACCCTGGCCGGCAAGGACGTCCTCGGCCGCGGCCGCACGGGCTCGGGCAAGACGCTGGCCTTCTCCATCCCGCTGGTCGCCCGCCTCGCGGGCTCGGGCACCAAGCGCCAGCCGCGCAAGCCGCGCGCGCTGATCCTGGTGCCGACCCGTGAGCTGGCCAACCAGGTCTCGGCCGTGGTCGACCCGCTGGCCCGCGCGCTGGGCATGAAGACGACGACGATCTTCGGTGGCGTCGGGCAGAACCCGCAGGTGCAGGCCCTCTCCGGCGGCATCGACGTGCTCATCGCCTGCCCCGGCCGCCTGGAGGACCTCATCGGCCAGGGCCACTGCGACCTGTCCGCCGTCGAGGTCACCATCCTCGACGAGGCCGACCACATGGCCGACCTGGGCTTCCTGCCCGGCGTCAAGCGCCTGATGGACCGCACCCCGAAGGTCGGCCAGCGGATGCTGTTCTCGGCCACCCTGGACAACGGCGTCGACGTCCTGGTCAAGCGCTACCTCGACCACCCGAAGACGCACTCGGTCGACCCCGCGGTCGCCCCGGTCTCCACGATGACCCACCACGTGTTCCGGGTCGACACCCTGGACAAGAGCCAGGTCGTCAAGGAGCTCG
This sequence is a window from Geodermatophilaceae bacterium NBWT11. Protein-coding genes within it:
- a CDS encoding enoyl-CoA hydratase/isomerase family protein, with product MTDPSTAITASTSAGVGTITFDRPERRNALSLELFGGLGDHLDAWRTDDDVAAVVLTGGEEMFCAGLDLDLQSGFTQESRAAYAAACLRVYGALLDYPKPTIAACAGPTLGGGCDIAVFCDIRVGAANAVFGFPQVKFGLTPYFSPLWKIVGLSQAKLLTLSGDRIDADEALRIGLVDRLVPTGGVVAEATRIAASIAATTTKSALFNKEMILRSPAMDPISALSFETMAYREIVWHPDVVERISEAYAAIGKRA
- a CDS encoding nuclear transport factor 2 family protein, which encodes MTVDAAFLRRFADDWIDAWNSRDTDTVLALLHPDVSWEERVFWPEPLHGREAVRAYVDAIWRAMPEYRVTEVQLFTAVDDGRALVLFEQSGNAPAALHTDRTFRVQGCDVFLGFTDGLLSRYTAAFEIVDMLRQLGALPPREGRKGGAYLLGLTTTPTAPAERTTA
- a CDS encoding cyclohexanecarboxylate-CoA ligase, producing MTTTSAVDVHDPRIGYLLAGQAARTPDRELFVFGDRRVTYGEFDAWVRTVAADLVRRGVQRGDRVMVQLPNCLEALALQVAAFRIGAVDMPVIPIYREHEMAQILGDARPTVVAVAAELGPRRPAEETDAILAELGHSPAVRYLVGGTREGWSALPVTGEVPETELPEPLDPDEPTLLLYTSGTTSAPKGALLSSSALLAHLRAFQVALDVDDSCVVLCATPLSHLGGFVAGVVFPAFLGARSVIMPAWQPDEAVAVIEREGASLAMGATLFLADLVQRYEAGAGAGHRLDLYACAGAAIPPVVVQRAEAVGVRAMRCYGMTETAGVCAAAPEDAPVERRSLWDGKVLPGMEIEAVGPDRERLPDGEEGELRIRGPQLLTRYTDTQRTAEQIDDEGWFYPGDVGVVDAEGWVRMSGRLKDIVNRGGEKFSTLDIESTLASHPDVAAAAVTAVPDERMGEAVGAWLVLAPGVEWTGPERMIEHLDAARMAKAKFPTHWTVVPALPATASGKIQKHRLRELG
- a CDS encoding TetR/AcrR family transcriptional regulator, with the protein product MDRAGADDRAPGRRPDGQGQVPHALDRRPGAARHGQRQDPEAPAARAGLSTPVRRTDPVTPPPAGSVRRTRLPTAQRRTQLAEAAGRLFRLHGFHHVSMADVAAAVGITAPALYRHFTDKQELLAAAVGDALDVVEAALGRAPDAPLEEFLDVLATAAVTEHDLWVLLQRELRHLDDARRTPLERRFAGLARRFTAVITRDRPDLPADRARFATTAVLAVLASPSVQRRAPDGARHAAVLAAAALSAARASWAADPDGRVTTARQAPAGRGDQLLDTAVGLFAARGYQAVSLDDIAAELGMAGPSIYHWYATKADLLVAAFTAASSRLTAQHAEGSDLDALVDAHVDLGLTERLLFAVYVLEAKNLPPEAGRRVRQALGADVAAWVDALSRARPELSADQAAVLVHAARAVVADVVRLGRWHERPDAATALRAVLRAVLATPAVAG
- a CDS encoding SDR family NAD(P)-dependent oxidoreductase, which produces MVRHQGRPAGGRLHRGQLAAHCPARRGQRPGRPGRRARRPRPHRTAAVRRLRAGGQEPAPRGRPPGAAGTRRRRRRVGGRPLPRPAGAVRGPGRGAGARRTCGGRGRRPARAVARTARRRHGTAGRPAGRAGHPGGGGVSTDLAGLPVVVTGSTRGLGRAFAEALAAAGARVVVNGTDPDRTAAVVEGITARGGTAVGCVASVAGTGAGTTLVDTCVEAFGSLGLMVTNAGVTRDRSLARMTDAEFDDVLAVHLRGTWDCSRAAVRAMRDTGGAVLHVTSGAGLFGTAGQTNYAAAKAGVVGLTRAMDLELHRHGVRVNALAPVARTDMTAVFETGAVGHALAFPPPETVAPVVVFLASPAATHLHGQVLSFDGSQLSVWTHPAPAATWQRPAWDADAFAAALTDDVQQPRHPDRWGAGIG
- a CDS encoding LysR family transcriptional regulator; the protein is METRELRYVVAVAEELHFGRAAQRLGIAQPPLSRAISQVERRLGTPLFERTSRVVRLTAAGEVLLREGRAALAAVEAAERRTRRAAPDAGQAGVVLVTKAGASAELLAKLLDAYAAEPDAVAVDVLLCGIGEQEPMLRDGRADVALLHRPYDSTAGLDVEELATEGQLAVLPAGHPLSGRTDVVLADLDDLPGLPAPRWPGPSGVSAGPGPEVRDHAQLLQLIALGRTFAVLPESVRPQLHEGLTAVPVLDAPSVTTVIAWPPHSRSRAVAGLVRTALRL
- a CDS encoding SDR family oxidoreductase, yielding MTTTALVTGANKGIGYEIAAGLGRLGWAVGVGARDDERREAAVARLREAGADAFGVPLDVTDDASVAAAAALLAERGGLDVLVNNAGVTGGGVQTPSEVGLDAVRAAVEVNVWGVIRLTNAVLPLLRRSPSPRIVNVSSGVGSLTRQSADDGTTGPLSAAYSPSKTYLNAVTVQYAKELKETGILVNMGCPGFVATDLNGFRGTRTPAQGAQTPIRLATLPDGGPTGTYSDDDGPIPW
- a CDS encoding MFS transporter, encoding MLSPVTAAPRTRRIHPAWWVAAVTFLALVGAAAFRAVPGVLIEPLQEEFGWSTSTISAAVGLNMALYGLTAPFAAALMERFGIRRVVVSALLVVAVGSGLTVFMTAPWQLVLCWGLLVGLGTGSMAMSLVATITGRWFVARRGLVSGVLTAGGAAGQLVFLPVVAQVSAAHGWRPAALGTTAAALVVIPLVAFFLRDRPSDVDAVPFGGTAADEPPRATGNAARTALAGLALASRTRVFWLLAAGFAICGATTNGLVQPHFIPAAHDHGMPVTTAASLLALVGLFDIAGTIASGWLTDRVDPRLLLLAYYSLRGLSLFLLPPLFGSDLQASMIAFIVFYGLDWVATVPPTLALCRQHFGARAPVVFGWVFASHQVGSAIAAYSAGVVRDVTGTYDAAWYGAALLCLVAAGLSIAIRKGSAPVPPSAPDPELAAAEDAVTRG
- a CDS encoding helix-turn-helix domain-containing protein — protein: MALHEVVVLALDTGIAFETGLPHAFLGGAQDETGRPLYRVRTATPDGGPITTSAGYRLLPDGDAALLDGADTVVVPGVSGWPWPTPDEVPADLVAVLRAAASRSRVVSICTGAFVLAAAGLLDGRTATTHWMHAERFARLHPQVRLDPDVLFVDDGDVLTSAGNAAGIDLLLHVVRRDHGNAVAADVARRRVVAPWRTGGQSQFVDRPVPVEAGSGTSATREWALHRLDRALTLDDLARHAGTSVRTLTRHFREETGQSPLRWLTQQRVHRARHLLETTDVSVDRVAEQAGFGSATSLRQHLHAAIGVSPLAYRRTYRGASS